In the Hordeum vulgare subsp. vulgare chromosome 7H, MorexV3_pseudomolecules_assembly, whole genome shotgun sequence genome, one interval contains:
- the LOC123412690 gene encoding NAC domain-containing protein 21/22-like produces the protein MNSLSMVEARLPPGFRFHPRDDELVLDYLSRKLSGGAGGAAAAVSSIYGCPAMVDVDLNKIEPWDLPEIACIGGKEWYFYSLRDRKYATGQRTNRATESGYWKATGKDRSISRKGLLVGMRKTLVFYQGRAPKGKKTEWVMHEFRREGQGDLMKLPLKEDWVLCRVFYKTRATIAKPPTGSSYNIDSAAATSLPPLIDNYIAFDHPGMSAVQNLEGYEQVPCFSNNPSSHPSSSASMNIPVTAMPPMAADQEQQHMGKAIKDALSQLTRFEQGNVKREAPTQGGVFAQDGFEYLAESGFSQMWNSLN, from the exons atGAATTCGCTCAGCATGGTGGAGGCGAGGCTGCCGCCGGGGTTCAGGTTCCACCCGCGGGATGACGAGCTCGTGCTCGACTACCTGTCCAGGAAGCTCAGCGGCGGCGCCGGAGGAGCGGCGGCCGCGGTGTCGAGCATCTACGGCTGCCCCGCCATGGTTGACGTCGACCTCAACAAGATCGAGCCCTGGGACCTCCCCG AAATTGCATGCATTGGCGGCAAGGAGTGGTACTTCTACAGCTTAAGGGACAGGAAGTATGCTACAGGCCAGAGAACAAATAGAGCAACTGAATCAGGCTACTGGAAGGCCACCGGGAAAGACCGTTCGATAAGCCGGAAAGGATTACTAGTTGGAATGAGGAAAACTCTCGTGTTCTATCAAGGCAGAGCCCCTAAAGGGAAGAAAACTGAGTGGGTCATGCATGAATTCCGCAGAGAAGGGCAAGGCGATCTGATGAAGTTGCCACTCAAG GAGGACTGGGTCTTGTGTAGGGTTTTCTACAAGACTAGGGCAACCATTGCCAAGCCACCCACAGGGAGCAGCTACAACATTGACAGTGCAGCCGCAACCTCGCTGCCTCCCCTCATTGACAACTACATTGCATTTGATCATCCTGGAATGTCGGCGGTGCAAAACCTAGAGGGTTATGAGCAAGTGCCCTGCTTCTCCAATAATCCCTCCTCTCACCCATCGTCGTCGGCCTCGATGAACATCCCGGTGACAGCGATGCCACCCATGGCTGCTGATCAGGAGCAGCAGCACATGGGGAAGGCGATCAAGGACGCGTTGAGCCAGCTCACCAGGTTTGAGCAAGGCAACGTGAAGAGGGAGGCGCCTACCCAGGGTGGTGTGTTTGCTCAAGATGGGTTCGAGTACTTAGCTGAGAGTGGCTTCTCACAGATGTGGAACTCGCTCAATTGA
- the LOC123409409 gene encoding zinc finger MYM-type protein 1-like, which yields MEKYLIKKSVNANPTTSNSSGGSSNASKPAAKHNSVVPELVDLNKLPRDPAKRKRMADYHPNQRNEIRRKYLIWGPNQPRQLEFPYREIGNKKKKRRFNPDWYDDYAYWLEYSEKEHKAYCLCCYLFRDNIKDSHHGHDAFVVEGFNCWNKTERFVTHVGDRNSFHNRALKDCEDLLKQDQSISAALHRQSQIEKNEHLIRLNAAIDVCRYLLHQGQPFRGHDESKDSENKGNFRELMDYTIKQNDVVAKAFKNAPYNNQMLSPKIQRDITECFAEEVLGHVMKEIGNGVFSLLVDECRDVSDKEQMAVVLRYLDKCGLVQEKFVGVVHVEETTASYLKSCIDLLFSQLGLNLEQVRGQGYDGASNMSGEFNGLQAKIMNENKSAYYVHCFAHKLNLVVVAIAKKIFEVGDFFDMVSVLLNVVGASCKRKDQLREHHQEELRKAIGCGEIATGTGLNQELSLQRPGDTRWNSHYKTLLGLSKMFSSVVKVLEYVEKDGTDTGKRRQARGLLKYFQTFDSAFFLHMMMMILALTNGLSKTLQRKDKDIVNAISDVESTKRELEKLRTNEGWDSLMKKVCCFCEKHDIPVLDMEDAYVNPKKPRKKTGINNEHYYRVDCFFAVLDLLGEEFNDRFNEVNSELLLCMSALSPSDLFCHFNKEKLLKLAKFYPDDFNHKDMVTIEHELGLYIDNILHDTRFSSLDKISDLAKLMVDTRKHLSYPLVYRLLKLALTLPVATATVERCFSAMKIVKNALRNKIGDDYLSHSLICFVEKELLDTITNEVIVDRFHKMKDRRGRKEM from the coding sequence ATGGAGAAATATTTGATAAAGAAATCAGTGAATGCCAACCCCACCACCAGCAACAGTTCAGGTGGTAGTAGCAATGCATCAAAACCTGCAGCAAAACATAATTCTGTTGTgcctgaactagttgatttaaataAGCTCCCTCGGGATCCAGCTAAAAGGAAGCGAATGGCAGATTATCACCCCAACCAACGGAACGAGATAAGAAGGAAGTATTTGATTTGGGGACCTAATCAGCCTCGCCAATTGGAATTTCCATACAGGGAGATtgggaataagaaaaagaagaggagattcAATCCGGAttggtatgatgattatgctTATTGGCTAGAGTACAGCGAGAAGGAGCACAAAGCCTATTGCTTATGCTGCTATTTGTTTAGGGACAACATTAAAGACAGCCACCATGGGCATGATGCATTTGTAGTAGAAGGATTCAACTGTTGGAACAAGACAGAGAGATTTGTGACTCACGTCGGTGATCGTAACAGCTTTCACAACAGAGCACTCAAGGATTGCGAGGATCTATTAAAGCAAGATCAGTCAATCTCTGCAGCCTTGCATAGACAGAGCCAAATTGAAAAGAATGAGCATCTCATCAGGTTAAATGCTGCAATTGATGTTTGTCGATATTTGTTGCATCAGGGACAACCTTTTCGTGGTCATGATGAATCTAAAGATTCTGAAAATAAAGGAAATTTCCGTGAGTTGATGGACTACACTATTAAgcaaaatgatgttgttgctaaggCATTCAAGAATGCTCCATATAATAATCAGATGTTGTCTCCCAAAATTCAGAGAGATATTACCGAGTGCTTTGCAGAAGAAGTACTAGGCCATGTGATGAAAGAAATTGGTAATGGTGTGTTCAGCTTATTAGTTGATGAGTGtagagatgtttccgacaaagaaCAAATGGCGGTTGTTCTCCGATATCTTGATAAGTGTGGACTGGTCCAAGAGaagtttgttggtgttgttcatgTGGAGGAGACAACAGCTTCTTATCTCAAGTCTTGCATAGATTTACTATTTTCACAACTTGGGCTGAATCTTGAACAAGTTAGAGGCCAAGGTTATGATGGAGCAAGTAATATGTCTGGTGAGTTTAATGGTTTGCAAGCTAAAATTATGAACGAGAACAAATCAGCATATTACGTACATTGTTTTGCTCATAAACTCAACTTGGTTGTTGTGGCTATTGCAAAGAAGATATTCGAGGTCGGAGATTTCTTTGATATGGTTTCTGTTTTGCTGAATGTTGTGGGCGCTTCTTGCAAGAGAAAAGACCAACTTCGTGAGCATCACCAAGAAGAATTGAGAAAAGCAATAGGATGTGGAGAGATTGCTACGGGAACTGGACTGAATCAAGAATTATCACTTCAAAGACCAGGTGACACTCGATGGAACTCCCATTATAAAACATTGTTGGGTTTGTCCAAGATGTTCTCATCGGTGGTCAAAGTATTAGAATATGTCGAGAAAGATGGCACAGATACCGGAAAGAGGCGTCAGGCTAGAGGTCTTCTAAAATATTTCCAGACCTTTGATTCTGCATTTTTCTTacacatgatgatgatgatattagcTTTAACAAATGGGTTGTCAAAAACCTTACAGAGAAAGGATAAAGACATTGTAAATGCTATTTCAGATGTGGAATCAACTAAACGAGAGTTAGAAAAGCTCAGAACCAATGAGGGGTGGGATTCCCTTATGAAGAAGGTATGTTGTTTCTGTGAGAAGCATGACATTCCAGTGCTTGACATGGAAGATGCCTATGTTAACCCAAAGAAGCCAAGAAAAAAGACCGGAATTAACAATGAGCATTATTATCGTGTTGATTGTTTCTTTGCTGTGCTCGATCTATTAGGAGAAGAGTTTAATGACAGATTTAATGAGGTAAATTCTGAGTTGCTTCTATGCATGTCTGCTTTGAGCCCGAGTGATTTATTTTGTCATTTTAACAAGGAGAAGTTGTTAAAATTAGCGAAGTTCTATCCTGATGACTTTAATCACAAAGATATGGTGACTATTGAGCATGAACTTGGCCTCTATATAGATAATATACTCCATGATACAAGGTTTTCTAGCTTGGACAAAATAAGTGATTTGGCTAAACTAATGGTGGATACTAGGAAGCATCTCTCATATCCTTTGGTATATCGGCTTTTGAAGCTAGCTCTAACTCTTCCTGTTGCCACTGCCACCGTCGAGAGATGTTTTTCAGCGATGAAGATTGTGAAGAATGCTTTGCGTAACAAAATTGGTGATGATTATTTGAGCCATAGCCTAATTTGCTTCGTGGAGAAGGAGCTGCTGGACACAATTACCAATGAAGTGATTGTTGATCGTTTCCATAAGATGAAAGATCGTCGTGGGAGAAAGGAAATGTAA